The window TCTTGAGAATATGAGAAGTTTTTTGAAAAGTGCAAACTTAAATTTTTCAAGATACTTAGCAATTTTGCAAATGGATGGCGACCATATGGGCAAATGGATTAGAGGATTTGGAAAAAGTGAAAGTGATGAAATTAAATTTCCCACAATTGGCGAAACTATTCACCCTAAGGTATATGATGAATTGTTGAAAAATTCTAATGATACAGAAAAAGAGAAACTTAAAAATCTCTTTAGCAAAACACATCCTGTTACACCTACATACCATCAAATATTAAGCAGCAGATTGTGCGATTTTGCCCTGCATGACGTTAGAAAAATCGTTGAAGAAAAATATTTTGGAAAATTGATATATGCAGGTGGCGATGACGTTTTAGCCTTGCTTCCTGTAAATACTGTTTTAAATTGTGCATACGAACTTCAAGAACAATACAAAAAAACAGTAAATTCTCGGGCTACAATGAGTGCAGGAATTGTTATAGCTCATCATAAATATCCTTTATCGCTTGCTTTAAAAGCAGTAAGAAGTGCAGAGAAAAAGGCAAAAAATAAACTTGGCAGAAACGCTTTTTATGTTCAGCTTATAACCCACTCTGGCGAAATTAGGGAATGTGGTGGCAAATGGAATTTTGTTGAATTTGTAAATAAAATTGTATATGACCTACAAAATGGTTCAATTTCCAAAGTATTTTGTAACCAAATTGTTGAGGTTATGAATCATTTATTAGACACAGAACAAGAATATGTTTCACGAAAAATAGTAGATATTTTAGAGCTGGAAATAAAAAGGTTGTGGAAAAGAAAGAAAAAATATGGAGAGAAAGAATCTGTGTTAAAGATAGAAGATATAATTTATTATTTTAGAGAATATATAACTGAAAAAGGAAAAATTTTTGAAGATTGTGAAATATTCAAAACACAAAACATCTTAATGTTTGGCTATCTTTTTTCTTTAGCAAAGTTTTTAGCAGGCAAAGGTGATCTCAATTTGTAAAATCAATAAAGGCTTAATATCTGTGTTTGAGGTGGTTCAAAAAATGATGTTAAAATTTGAACTCAAACCATTTGATGTCTTGTTTTTTGGAAGTGGAAAACCTTTTAACAGGGGAGATGATTCAAGCTCAATCTTTCCCCCGCTTTCGCATACCATTGCTGGAGCAATATCAAAAAAAATTACAACTTTTTTCAAGATAGACTCTTCAAAAGCGATAAAATATATATATGGTCCTTTTATAAAAAGGCTTACAGTAACATCAAATGAGGAAACCATATTTTTTTCTATACCTTCGAATATATACACTGCAAGAAAAGAAGATAACTCTAATTTTTTCTGCATATTAAATCCGTTGGAAAATCAAGCTTTGAAATTATTTTCTCCTCAAAATACTAATAAGCCAAATACAATCTCTACATTTTGTGTTTACACTAAAGATGAAACTGAAATTGAACCTTTTACTGGATTTATTTCAATAAAATATTTAAACCATTGGTTAGACGGTTCGTTAGAAAATAAACTTTCAGATACGCATAATGACATTGAAAATAAAAGAAACATTATCAAGCTTGATGAGATATGTCAAAACGATGAGAGAATTGGTATAAAAATAAATTATAAACAGGGAACTGTTGAAAAAGAAAATGGTGTTTTTAGAGTATCTTTTAAAAAACTCAAAATTGAGCCTGCAGAAGAGTTCTCGTTTGTTGTGTGGGTGGAATTTAATCTTGAAGATGAAAATCTCAAAAAAGCTAATTTAGGACATGACCAAATAAAAGCTATCTTTGAAAAACAACCACGTGTGCTAAAAGTTGGCGGTGAGTCAAAAACAGTATTTTATGAGATTGAAGAAGTTTCGTTTTTTGATGAAATAAAAGAGCTTCTTGAAATTGAAAATACTTTTGTTGGATTTTTAAAGTTTGAAAATAATAGTTTATCAATATTTCCTGAAAAAATTATAAAAATTGAAAAAGGCGAAAAAGTTCAAATTTTATTTCTTACGCAGGGGGTATTTGATAACTTTTTGCCAGATTTTCTCAATAGATGTGGCTTTAGAACTATAAGCATGACAATGAACAGTTGTCTCAATGTAACACTATATTCATCAAAAAGTACAAGATTTTTCTCAAAAGCAATTCCAGCTGGTACAGTAATCTGGGCAGTTGCTGAAAAAGATATTGAAATTTCATCAGAAAATACTTCATCTTTGTCAAAAAATAGCTTTATTGGTTCAAATCTTGTGCTAATTAGAAAGGAGAAAATGAAAAAATGAGGGAATACATCTTTCACTGTGAAGTTGTCACTCCTCTTTTTATGGGTGGGAGTGAACCAAATAAATTAGAGTTAAGAAGTCAGTCTTTCAACGGACTTTTTAGGTATTGGTTTCGAATTGGAGGAGGAAATTTAGAAGATGAAAAAAGAATATTTGGTTTTGGAGGAAATAATGCCAGAAAAGGACTTGTGCAGATAATAGTGGTTGAAAAATTTTCTAACATAAATTTTTATCAGAACACACAGACAGCCCAAGCTGAGTTGAAAAAGGGTTTTATTTATCTGAGCAATTTTTTGGAAAGAACAGGTCGAAAAGATTCTTTTTTCCCAATTGGTAAACAGTTTAAGTTAATCTTTCGTTTTTCACCTTTAGCAACAGAAGATGATATAAAAAAGTTCTTTTGCAGTGTGTGGCTTGCTGTAAACCTTGGTAATTTTGGTGTAAGATCCAGAAGAGGCTTTGGATCTGTAAAAATTACTAAAATAGAGGGTGTTGATTCAGTATTTGATTTTCTCAAGTTTACTCCTCAACCTTCATTAAAAGATTGGTTGAATAATAATCTTAATGTGATAAAAAGTACTTTGTTTTCAAAAGAAAGGG is drawn from Caldicellulosiruptor diazotrophicus and contains these coding sequences:
- the cmr3 gene encoding type III-B CRISPR module-associated protein Cmr3 — protein: MMLKFELKPFDVLFFGSGKPFNRGDDSSSIFPPLSHTIAGAISKKITTFFKIDSSKAIKYIYGPFIKRLTVTSNEETIFFSIPSNIYTARKEDNSNFFCILNPLENQALKLFSPQNTNKPNTISTFCVYTKDETEIEPFTGFISIKYLNHWLDGSLENKLSDTHNDIENKRNIIKLDEICQNDERIGIKINYKQGTVEKENGVFRVSFKKLKIEPAEEFSFVVWVEFNLEDENLKKANLGHDQIKAIFEKQPRVLKVGGESKTVFYEIEEVSFFDEIKELLEIENTFVGFLKFENNSLSIFPEKIIKIEKGEKVQILFLTQGVFDNFLPDFLNRCGFRTISMTMNSCLNVTLYSSKSTRFFSKAIPAGTVIWAVAEKDIEISSENTSSLSKNSFIGSNLVLIRKEKMKK
- the cmr1 gene encoding type III-B CRISPR module RAMP protein Cmr1 is translated as MREYIFHCEVVTPLFMGGSEPNKLELRSQSFNGLFRYWFRIGGGNLEDEKRIFGFGGNNARKGLVQIIVVEKFSNINFYQNTQTAQAELKKGFIYLSNFLERTGRKDSFFPIGKQFKLIFRFSPLATEDDIKKFFCSVWLAVNLGNFGVRSRRGFGSVKITKIEGVDSVFDFLKFTPQPSLKDWLNNNLNVIKSTLFSKERECIPCLFNNSVEIYYLKKDNLENSYKKWVTKIYENKKCNKYIPNLETSDFQLDNPLKALSFMGCLLMGFRSYYLPDYENLIFAIRNPSFAANNGIIIERAVFGLPLPFRVGESNYFVNAYDNKKNTNSRRASPLWFKILLNSLNSVECLFIVMKSDFLPNNMEINLKIQQNKIKCSTNNWSAIDTFINTLMSCGIIDII